One genomic segment of Komagataella phaffii GS115 chromosome 4, complete sequence includes these proteins:
- a CDS encoding Low affinity methionine permease, similar to Mup1p, with amino-acid sequence MAHSDSSGKHIFSTIHDPDLPPYRSSLIKQDDSIPGIRTLRLQSVIVLFLSRMVGSGIFATPGGILADCQGSVLLFMVTWVIGGVIALSGTCVYLELGSYLPVNGATKIFLEFMYPYPLYYTSFIFGAFTILFNFSSTNALVFAEYIRYALGYSYQESAIKYLAITAITAVVCAHGYSRNVGLAVQNFIGLIKIIQISMLFLTCIYVFLFPESLTGIENHLHLKDFTSLPSTFSSVSYATATLKAIHSFGGWTSAFAVQNEIKKPIQTLRLAAMISLVSIIALYITMNLAYLKVVPHKDIQFGGQLVGALFFTKLFGPYYGHVLFSLFIALASLGNLLVVVFVDSRLVVEVAREGLVPFSSILRSNRPFHTPLAALITHGILSSLVIIIPRNRVYSYIISLQFYPNQVFHAIVCLGLLFRIRRKFPNVIAPTRAPTFVVFICLLGSLSVVLSPFISSSKNSFKDASFAFIGVGALLLLSFCWFILYYWWPLRGNFSVEREWKEDSFDGMTYYECYKSLRNDELDDYGSINIENRRSLGGANY; translated from the coding sequence ATGGCTCATAGTGATTCATCTGGAAAGCATATTTTCAGCACGATACATGACCCTGATTTACCACCATACAGAAGTTCTTTGATCAAGCAAGATGATTCGATCCCCGGGATAAGAACATTGAGACTCCAGTCTGTAATTGTATTGTTCTTATCCAGAATGGTGGGATCAGGTATCTTTGCAACCCCAGGAGGGATACTGGCGGACTGCCAGGGATCTGTGCTATTATTCATGGTTACTTGGGTTATAGGCGGTGTTATCGCCTTGTCTGGTACCTGTGTGTATCTGGAATTGGGATCTTACCTGCCCGTTAATGGTGCtaccaaaatctttttggaattcaTGTATCCTTATCCCCTTTACTACACAAGTTTCATCTTTGGTGCTTTTACAATATtattcaatttcagttcTACCAATGCTTTAGTGTTTGCCGAATACATTAGATATGCTCTTGGTTACTCCTATCAGGAATCTGCTATTAAATACCTGGCCATTACAGCCATCACTGCTGTGGTTTGTGCTCATGGATACTCCCGTAACGTCGGATTAGCAGTTCAGAATTTCATTGGGTTGATAAAGATCATACAAATATCGATGCTTTTTTTGACCTGTATTTAcgtttttctctttccagaatctttgaCAGGCATTGAGAACCATCTTCATTTAAAAGACTTTActtctcttccttcaacGTTTTCCAGTGTCTCTTATGCGACAGCAACTTTAAAAGCTATACACAGTTTTGGAGGTTGGACCAGTGCTTTCGCCGTCCAAAACGAAATAAAGAAACCCATTCAAACTCTCCGATTGGCGGCGATGATTTCCTTGGTCTCAATCATTGCTCTTTATATAACCATGAACCTTGCCTATCTGAAAGTCGTACCTCATAAGGATATTCAATTTGGTGGGCAATTAGTTGGAGCCCTTTTTTTCACCAAATTGTTTGGCCCATACTACGGACATGTATTATTCTCTCTATTCATAGCGCTTGCTTCTTTAGGGAACTTACTGGTGGTCGTTTTCGTAGATTCAAGACTCGTCGTTGAAGTTGCACGAGAGGGATTGGTCCCATTTTCCTCCATACTAAGATCAAACAGGCCCTTTCATACCCCATTGGCTGCATTGATAACTCATGGAATCCTCTCATCGTTGGTCATAATCATTCCAAGGAATAGAGTTTACAGTTATATCATCTCTCTCCAGTTCTACCCCAATCAGGTATTTCATGCTATCGTATGCCTCGGATTACTATTTCGAATTAGACGAAAATTTCCCAACGTTATAGCCCCAACAAGAGCACCAACCTTCGTTGTTTTCATTTGTCTTTTGGGAAGTCTTTCAGTTGTGCTATCACCATTCATTTCCAgctcaaagaattcattcaaagatgCTAGTTTTGCCTTTATTGGTGTTGGAGCGTTACTTCTTCTCAGCTTTTGTTGGTTCATACTCTATTATTGGTGGCCGCTACGGGGAAATTTTTCGGTCGAAAGAGAATGGAAAGAGGACTCGTTTGACGGCATGACCTACTATGAATGTTACAAGTCTCTACGAAATGATGAATTAGACGACTATGGTTCTATTAATATTGAGAATAGAAGATCTCTAGGTGGCGCTAACTACTGA
- a CDS encoding DNA repair and TFIIH regulator has translation MDLQLSQWVSQFMASENDPPCEEIAKAVIEKRISLLQLIKTLGSHLTDETPHIRSTAVGCLSNTLAKIERLNRADIEVIAKFYIGKLDDNDVMSNTLVGLRALTSLKNFNPALLESVLTSVQEKYEPASFLAATRYQSFLLLETIYQKHLDFILANLNDLFVKVFIHISTNEKDPRNLLISFSLNKQISSTLQVENFAEDLFDNAFCYFPVSFKPPPNSPYSIASHDLKTGLRQVFAATPLFAKDLFPNILEKLTSTSPAVKLDVLQTLNLCLDTYDNDTIQEYWLTLYNALKFEVLYNDLANIVELADIEKLSTEDDLVFKEVIALFKNLPKKFTDEQIIKNLQIMLEELKEYLHISHKYFKQTVLLLSVMATSKLSVYNHIVGEVLPVLLTDEPSTVVDEKNLATALNFFINPDYPESKLSQYKDDILVVLSKGLMSSSNVETTLKCICIRSLVNLSFILDTQEVASVISNLSELLLSTMKNEKDPIFQETLNAFTNISATMPNVVLETTLPLLLSKLPNESSSEIDLELVRNVLNVVVNISHSKLLLDSIIVRLLSVYERLLNGRVVTMDYYYFLLNSIYLLLSNYPELLSKDYADRVIPQITSLTIVNYRLSKESPVYLNERILDQCGKIIRLIICKLELIHHQKILDDAVDTFLLGSDSPLFSTSLGLEISLVSKPPTLVSLFNKFLSAVSKDCPLKIEPLDVLSSLVEITRDSKHFESLFERMGFLELICLLANKYISDSDLEKILNELSETIDLQSSDSLGTLEVMAWITKSLVLSNSPLAMKYQEYFFSLLEIPSVASVSPKLLEVLIAEVSELEVNKRDKKIINLNVRLLYKQKFYNIMLPKIIEGYRNCEQASKETYLLLLSLILNHVHQREIILSHLENILPLILQIIQSDNAKSRNSGLEILNLTIESNCMLIKPHLHSIISRLLAITKDNSDLNGQINALLCLKEIGISKIPLSQLQPFRTTIINQTVAVLSHKKRKVRKLAADVRQIYYELEQS, from the coding sequence ATGGACCTTCAGCTAAGCCAATGGGTAAGCCAGTTTATGGCCTCAGAAAATGATCCACCTTGCGAAGAAATTGCAAAGGCCGTCATAGAAAAGCGAATAAGTCTTTTGCAATTAATAAAAACCCTTGGATCACATCTCACTGACGAAACACCCCATATAAGAAGTACGGCTGTTGGATGTTTGAGCAATACCTTGGCCAAGATTGAGCGACTGAACCGGGCTGATATAGAGGTTATTGCTAAGTTTTATATTGGGAAATTGGACGACAATGATGTGATGAGTAACACATTGGTTGGTCTTAGGGCTTTgacatctttgaagaatttcaatCCTGCTCTGTTAGAATCCGTGCTAACTTCAGTGCAAGAGAAATATGAACCGGCAAGCTTTTTGGCTGCTACAAGATACCAGTCCTTTCTacttttggaaacaatATATCAGAAGCATTTGGATTTCATCCTGGCCAACCTCAACGATCTTTTTGTTAAGGTGTTCATTCACATTTCTACCAATGAAAAGGATCCTAGAAACCTACTaatctctttcagtttgaaCAAGCAGATATCCTCAACATTACAGGTGGAAAATTTCGCCGAGgatttgtttgataatgCATTTTGTTACTTCCCAGTCTCATTTAAACCCCCTCCAAATAGTCCCTATAGCATCGCCAGTCATGACTTGAAAACAGGCCTCAGACAGGTCTTTGCAGCCACACCGTTGTTTGCAAAGGATTTGTTTCCCAATatcttggagaaattaACCTCAACGTCTCCAGCAGTGAAGTTGgatgttcttcaaactttgaatcTGTGTCTGGATACGTACGACAATGACACCATTCAAGAGTACTGGCTTACTTTGTACAATGCCCTCAAGTTTGAGGTTTTGTACAATGATTTAGCAAATATTGTTGAGTTGGCCGATATAGAGAAATTGAGCACTGAAGATGACTTggtgttcaaagaagtcaTTGCCCTATTCAAAAATCTCCCTAAAAAATTCACAGATGAgcaaatcatcaaaaacCTTCAGATCATGCTGGAAGAGCTTAAGGAATATCTCCACATTTCTCACAAATACTTCAAACAAACAGTTTTACTCCTCTCAGTCATGGCTACGTCTAAACTTTCCGTGTATAACCACATTGTTGGCGAAGTGCTACCTGTTTTGCTAACGGATGAGCCGTCTACCGTTGTAGACGAAAAGAATTTGGCCACAGCCTTAAACTTTTTTATTAATCCAGATTACCCAGAGTCAAAGCTTTCCCAGTACAAGGATGACATCTTGGTAGTATTATCAAAAGGTTTAATGTCTTCATCTAACGTGGAAACAACACTGAAATGCATCTGCATCCGTTCACTAGTTAATTTGTCATTCATTTTGGATACACAGGAAGTTGCGTCAGTTATTTCTAATTTGTCGGAGCTACTTCTTTCAACTATGAAAAATGAGAAGGAtccaattttccaagagaCTCTGAATGCATTTACAAATATCTCTGCTACAATGCCGAATGTTGTTTTAGAGACAACTCTTCCATTATTATTATCTAAACTTCCAAACGAATCATCTTCTGAGATTGATTTGGAACTAGTTCGAAACGTCTTGAACGTTGTAGTGAACATTTCCCATAGCAAACTATTATTGGACTCGATAATCGTGAGACTATTGAGCGTATATGAAAGACTGTTGAATGGGAGGGTTGTTACCATGGATTACtattattttttgttgaactcCATTTACTTATTACTTTCCAATTATCCAGAGCTGCTGTCAAAAGACTACGCAGACCGAGTCATTCCTCAGATAACTTCTTTGACTATAGTCAACTACCGGCTCTCCAAAGAGTCTCCTGTTTATTTAAATGAAAGGATATTAGATCAATGTGGGAAGATAATCAGACTAATTATTTGTAAACTTGAACTGATAcatcatcagaaaatcCTTGATGATGCAGTTGATACATTTTTGCTAGGATCGGATTCTCCCCtgttttcaacaagtttaGGATTAGAAATTTCCCTAGTTTCTAAGCCCCCTACATTGGTGAGTttattcaacaaatttttAAGTGCAGTATCTAAGGACTGTCCTCTCAAGATTGAGCCTTTGGATGTGTTAAGTTCATTAGTTGAGATCACAAGAGATTCGAAACACTTCGAATCGCTTTTCGAGAGAATGGGTTTCCTTGAGCTTATCTGCCTTTTGGCTAACAAATACATTTCCGATTCggatttggagaaaattttgaatgaGTTATCGGAAACGATAGACCTTCAATCTTCTGATAGTTTGGGAACATTGGAAGTTATGGCATGGATTACAAAGTCCTTAGTTCTATCAAACAGTCCATTGGCAATGAAGTATCAAGAATACTTCTTTTCACTCCTTGAAATCCCATCAGTTGCATCGGTTTCGCCGAAGTTGTTGGAGGTTCTAATCGCAGAAGTCAGTGAATTGGAAGTGAATAAACGTGACAAAAAAATCATAAATCTCAATGTTCGTTTACTGTACAAACAAAAGTTCTACAACATCATGCTTCCGAAAATCATTGAAGGTTATAGGAATTGTGAGCAGGcatcaaaagaaacataTCTACTTTTATTATCGTTGATCTTGAACCATGttcatcaaagagaaatcatTCTATCTCACCTGGAGAATATCTTACCactgattcttcaaattatTCAAAGTGACAATGCTAAATCCAGAAATTCAGGCCTGGAGATATTAAATCTAACTATTGAATCCAACTGTATGCTTATAAAGCCTCATCTACATTCAATTATTTCAAGATTGTTGGCTATCACCAAGGACAACAGTGACCTGAACGGCCAAATCAATGCGTTACTATGCTTGAAGGAGATTGGTATTAGTAAGATTCCTCTCAGTCAATTACAACCTTTCCGAACCACTATCATCAACCAAACAGTTGCAGTCTTGAGTCacaaaaagagaaaagttaGGAAATTAGCCGCAGATGTAAGGCAGATCTATTATGAATTGGAACAGAGCTAA
- a CDS encoding Protein involved in N-glycosylation: protein MSFTPTEEPIPSYERSQLLHRTASSRRMARNSSHSLSNLNISKIVSEDIKKQQESLRIMGLAILSSRQHLALSFCKDIPLIIIAIDLYGCLKNCWTPRTHQHSITSAKSSEYVLGGIWCLVSGYLTYSILDGLMVRWIVTYSSWGAIVRMLSMSLLIVIVIQLLSIVCNPDGLYYLPAWVLISCLLTVIYIIQSYVTSNLRIKSHLEEPYAEGVISLPIIPRPDDKVKRTVDIYNIAVFAVVPIGIASFVTMVGLIRILLIMRFDVGSVTNTVSNIAIPQ from the coding sequence ATGAGTTTCACTCCTACAGAGGAACCCATACCGTCATATGAAAGGTCTCAGCTGTTACACCGAACCGCGTCTAGCCGGAGAATGGCTCGGAATAGCAGTCATTCCCTGTCAAATTTGAACATATCCAAGATTGTATCAGAGGACATCAAGAAACAGCAAGAGTCCCTCAGGATTATGGGACTGGCGATTCTGAGTTCTAGACAACATTTGGCACTTTCCTTTTGCAAAGACATTCCTTTGATTATCATTGCCATTGATTTATATGGctgtttgaaaaactgtTGGACTCCACGGACCCACCAGCACAGCATCACGTCTGCCAAGTCCTCAGAGTATGTTCTCGGAGGCATCTGGTGTCTTGTATCGGGCTATTTGACATATTCGATACTGGATGGGCTGATGGTACGCTGGATTGTGACTTATTCCAGCTGGGGCGCAATAGTCCGGATGTTGTCCATGTCATTATTGATTGTTATTGTCATTCAGTTACTATCGATTGTGTGCAACCCTGATGGACTATATTATTTGCCTGCTTGGGTACTGATATCGTGCCTGCTCACAGTAATATACATTATACAAAGTTATGTGACCTCCAACTTAAGGATCAAAAGTCATCTGGAGGAGCCATATGCGGAGGGAGTAATTTCCCTGCCCATTATTCCTAGACCAGATGATAAGGTCAAAAGAACAGTGGACATCTACAACATTGCCGTGTTTGCGGTTGTCCCCATTGGGATAGCCAGTTTTGTCACGATGGTGGGTCTAATAAGAATACTGCTAATCATGCGCTTTGATGTTGGTTCTGTGACTAACACGGTTTCTAATATTGCTATTCCCCAATAG
- a CDS encoding Component of the condensin complex, essential SMC chromosomal ATPase family member encodes MKVEELIIDGFKSYATRTVISGWDSQFNAITGLNGSGKSNILDAICFVLGISSMTTVRASNLQDLIYKRGQAGVTKASVTIVFDNSDTDKSPIGFEKLPSISVTRQIVLGGTSKYLINGHRAQQQTVLQLFQSVQLNINNPNFLIMQGKITKVLNMKPTEILSLIEEAAGTKMYEDRREKAEKTMSKKDVKLREIRSLLEEEITPKLDKLANERRVFLEFQQIQTDLEKLTRVVAAHDYKDSSKKYDHQRRLLDKQKGLLGELESSIEQLEKESKSIHEEINRIKEKRKTELSNNASVKELEKQETIISNELARLVTSHQIKLDTIKSTNSLKQKHKSQIKQMETTIEKLKEKTTLLEKEYQNSKDSLTKLKQNHSKREDLLSSLSTGISSQGISTTGYASQLRDAKKKHSDALLSQEQLNMQSLHLQKEIETEKTAVLEAEKENKVLTDELERKGQEYCTITQKLNELGFHPSNITNLQQQKSKIEQQIYKATNELENSKRRVANLDFHFANPSPQFDRRSVKGTVAQLFTVDEKNMKSVSALEVCAGGKLYNVVVDTQETASQLLKGGQLKKRVTFIPLNKISAYCIDPRKVQQAKELCPGKVELALNLITYDKDVEAAMKFTFGGRLVCGSRNNVGVMLTTVQKCKNIEREIANMKKELLEMNEKQKQQQGIVKQTESLQQKANKLKHEISLGKKNQESHHSTITIRKNAQNISQLEEINEKLNNQNTIVLKLTEEIAQIEKDIQEFGSDKSSKLKQLADEVKSLASQIPKAEETMNLKYSDYQQSLLDLEKMKGDLDDLNSGVQEKDVSQLNAECDEIKQQMTNQEQELDKVRGKLEDERQKLLNLNDELDDLNNELSTKHKLINENKLETQKLSHEIEKVKSVCKAYKQTVENLIKENEWVSDSNIVEKLIEENPSINVHECYERIDQLKGVFQGMKRKVNSNIMSIIENVEKKEGSLKQMIRTIEKDKAKIEETINKLNEYKKITLIETWKKVSEDFGNIFRDLLPNSFAKLVPPENKDVTDGLEVKVMLGKVWKESLVELSGGQRSLIALSLILALLQFKPAPMYILDEVDAALDLSHTQNIGHLIKTRFKGSQFIVVSLKEGMFTNANRVFRTRFQDGTSVVSAT; translated from the exons ATGAAGGTAGAGGAGTTGATTATTGACGGGTTCAAGTCTTACGCCACAAGAACGGTTATTTCTGGGTGGGACTCGCAGTTCAATGCGATCACTGGGCTGAATGGGTCCGGTAAATCGAACATTTTGGACGCCATTTGCTTTGTTTTGGGTATATCAAGTATGACCACGGTGAGAGCGTCCAATTTGCAGGATCTGATCTACAAAAGGGGTCAGGCCGGTGTGACAAAAGCAAGCGTGACTATAGTGTTTGACAACTCTGACACTGACAAATCTCCAATTGGGTTCGAGAAGCTCCCCAGTATCAGTGTGACCAGGCAGATCGTGCTGGGAGGCACTTCCAAATACCTTATCAATGGTCACAGAGCACAGCAGCAAACTGTATTgcaactttttcaaagcgTTCAGCTGAACATCAATAACCCCAATTTCTTGATTATGCAGGGTAAGATTACCAAGGTGTTGAATATGAAGCCAACAGAGATTCTTTCGCTCATTGAAGAGGCAGCTGGAACCAAAATGTATGAAGATCGTAGAGAAAAGGCGGAGAAAACCATGTCCAAGAAGGATGTCAAGCTACGAGAGATTCGATCTCTTTTGGAGGAGGAAATTACCCCAAAGCTTGATAAATTGGCCAatgaaagaagagtttTCCTGGAATTTCAGCAAATTCAAACAGatctggagaaattgaCGCGGGTAGTTGCTGCTCACGATTATAAAgactcttcaaagaaatacGATCATCAACGCAGACTCCTCGATAAGCAAAAAGGTTTATTGGGAGAGCTGGAGTCAAGtattgaacaattggagaaagaatcaaagtCCATCCACGAAGAAATAAATCgcatcaaagaaaagagaaaaacCGAGCTCTCCAACAATGCATCTgtaaaagaattggaaaaacaGGAAACTATCATCTCCAATGAGTTGGCTCGGTTGGTAACGTCACATCAGATAAAGCTAGATACTATAAAATCAACGAACTCGTTGAAACAAAAGCACAAATCGCAAATCAAGCAGATGGAAACgacaattgaaaagttgaaagaaaaaactacattacttgaaaaagaataccAAAATTCCAAAGACTCGTTAACGAAACTGAAGCAAAACCACTCAAAGAGGGAGGATTTgctttcttcattatctACAGGAATATCGTCACAAGGTATTTCGACTACTGGATACGCTTCCCAGTTACGAGAcgcaaagaagaaacacTCTGATGCTTTACTGTCTCAAGAGCAGCTAAACATGCAGTCCTTACACCTACAAAAGGaaattgaaactgaaaaaacCGCAGTTCTTGAagcagaaaaagaaaacaaagttTTGACGGATGAATTAGAACGTAAGGGGCAAGAGTACTGTACAATAACTCAAAAATTAAATGAGCTGGGATTTCATCCCTCTAATATAACCAATCTTCAACAGCAGAAGAGCAAAATTGAACAGCAAATATATAAAGCTACAAATGAGTTGGAAAACTCTAAACGAAGAGTAGCTAACTTAGATTTCCATTTTGCCAATCCATCCCCACAATTTGACCGAAGATCTGTCAAGGGCACTGTTGCTCAGTTATTCACTGTTGACGAAAAGAATATGAAATCTGTGTCTGCACTTGAAGTATGTGCGGGTGGTAAACTCTAtaatgttgttgttgataCTCAAGAAACTGCCagtcaacttttgaaggGGGGGCAGCTAAAGAAGCGAGTAACTTTCATTCCGTTAAACAAGATTTCTGCATACTGCATTGATCCACGAAAAGTTCAGCAAGCCAAAGAACTCTGTCctggaaaagttgaactAGCATTGAATCTCATTACGTATGACAAAGATGTAGAGGCGGCAATGAAGTTTACGTTTGGTGGGCGTCTTGTTT GtggttcaagaaacaacGTCGGTGTGATGTTGACCACTGTACAAAAATGCAAAAACATTGAGAGAGAAATTGCTAACatgaagaaagagctttTAGAAATGAAtgagaaacagaaacaacaacaggGGATTGTGAAGCAGACGGAGTCTTTACAACAGAAAGCAAACAAGTTGAAACATGAGATATCATTAGGTAAAAAGAACCAAGAGTCTCATCACTCCACCATAACGATACGGAAAAATGCACAGAATATTAGTCAGCTGGAAGAAATAAACGAAAAGTTGAACAACCAAAACACTATAGTTTTAAAATTGACGGAAGAAATTgctcaaattgaaaaggatatccaagaatttggcTCTGATAAATCTTCGAAGTTGAAACAATTAGCAGATGAGGTAAAATCTCTAGCATCCCAGATACCAAAAGCTGAAGAGACCATGAACTTAAAGTATTCAGACTATCAACAGTCTTTGCTTGATTTAGAGAAAATGAAAGGTGACCTTGATGATCTGAATTCTGGTGTTCAGGAGAAAGACGTTTCTCAGTTGAATGCTGAATGCGATGAAATAAAACAGCAAATGACGaatcaagaacaagaacttGATAAAGTAAGAGGCAAGTTAGAGGATGAAAGGCAAAAGCTTCTGAATCTCAATGATGAGTTAGATGATCTCAATAACGAATTGAGCACCAAGCACAAGCTTATAAATGAGAATAAACTGGAGACCCAGAAGTTATCccatgaaattgaaaaggtCAAGTCCGTCTGCAAGGCATATAAACAAACGgttgaaaacttgattAAAGAAAATGAGTGGGTTTCGGACTCCAATATCGTGGAAAAGTtaattgaagagaatcCTAGTATTAATGTTCATGAATGCTACGAACGAATAGATCAGCTAAAGGGTGTATTTCAGGGTATGAAACGGAAAGTGAATTCAAACATTATGTCTATTATTGAAAACgtggaaaagaaagagggATCTTTGAAGCAGATGATTCGAACTATCGAAAAAGATAAAGCCAAAATCGAAGAGACGATCAACAAGTTGAATGAATATAAAAAAATCACACTGAttgaaacttggaagaaagtGTCAGAggattttggaaacatcTTCAGAGATCTATTGCCCAATTCTTTTGCTAAACTGGTGCCACCCGAGAACAAAGATGTTACAGATGGATTAGAAGTTAAGGTTATGCTGGGTAAGGTGTGGAAGGAGTCATTAGTGGAACTCTCTGGAGGTCAAAGGTCGTTGATTGCATTATCATTAATTTTGGCATTGTTGCAATTTAAACCAGCTCCAATGTACATTCTCGATGAAGTGGACGCAGCTTTGGATCTAAGTCACACTCAAAATATTGGACATTTAATCAAAACAAGGTTTAAAGGCTCGCAGTTCATTGTTgtatctttgaaagaaggAATGTTCACCAATGCCAACAGAGTGTTTAGaacaagatttcaagatggTACTTCAGTAGTTAGCGCCACCTAG
- a CDS encoding Threonine aldolase — MTKEDFPCANEFRSDTFTVPTASMIQSVALASVGDSVYAEDLDTLNLEEKVAQMADKEAGLFCVSGTLSNQIGLRSHLMQPPHRILCDSRAHVYMHEAGGLATLSQAMVTPVTPRNGLYLTLEDVVDNYIPDDGDIHMAPTKVVSLENTIHGIITPLEEIARISEWCRENDVRLHCDGARLWNASVETNTPLSEYGKLFDSISLCLSKSLGSPMGSVLVGDRKFIDKANHFKKQNGGGIRQSGFIARMASIAIDENLGKLRQSHEYAKDVARFLQDNGVPLECPTHTNFVFVDQKKARIDPDHLVAMGEKYNVNIMGTRFAFHFQNSKEAVERLKQAIMETFKYSQEHPYVSTGAKRLYTSKSRSNSPVLKN; from the coding sequence ATGACAAAGGAAGATTTTCCCTGTGCAAATGAATTTAGAAGTGACACCTTCACAGTGCCTACTGCCTCAATGATCCAATCTGTGGCACTGGCTTCTGTCGGTGACTCGGTGTATGCTGAAGATTTGGACaccttgaacttggagGAGAAGGTCGCTCAAATGGCCGACAAGGAGGCAGGTTTGTTTTGTGTCTCTGGTACATTGTCTAATCAAATCGGATTGCGCAGTCATCTGATGCAACCTCCTCATCGTATCCTCTGTGATTCCCGTGCTCACGTTTATATGCATGAAGCTGGTGGATTAGCCACTCTATCTCAAGCAATGGTCACTCCGGTCACACCACGCAATGGACTATATCTGACATTGGAGGATGTGGTTGATAACTATATTCCTGACGATGGCGATATCCATATGGCCCCTACCAAGGTGGTCTCCTTAGAGAACACGATCCATGGAATAATCACCCCACTAGAGGAGATCGCTCGCATCTCTGAATGGTGTCGTGAAAACGATGTTCGTCTGCATTGTGACGGTGCCAGATTATGGAACGCCTCTGTTGAGACGAATACTCCATTGAGCGAGTACGGAAAGCTGTTCGACTCTATCTCATTGTGTCTGTCCAAGTCATTGGGAAGCCCTATGGGATCTGTTTTGGTTGGTGACAGAAAGTTCATTGACAAGGCCAACCACTTCAAGAAGCAGAATGGTGGTGGTATACGGCAGAGTGGATTCATCGCCAGAATGGCCTCTATCGCTATTGATGAGAACCTGGGAAAGCTGCGGCAATCTCACGAGTACGCCAAAGATGTGGCCCGCTTCTTGCAGGACAATGGCGTGCCACTGGAATGCCCAACTCATAccaattttgtttttgttgaccaaaagaaagccCGCATTGACCCAGATCATCTAGTAGCCATGGGTGAGAAATACAACGTAAACATCATGGGAACCAGATTCGCTTTCCATTTCCAGaattccaaagaagctgtTGAGCGTTTAAAGCAAGCTATAATGGAGACCTTTAAGTACTCCCAGGAACATCCATACGTTTCTACAGGAGCCAAGCGTTTATACACCAGCAAGAGTCGATCTAATTCtccagttttgaaaaactaa